Below is a genomic region from Candidatus Woesearchaeota archaeon.
CCGGACAATTTTTCAAAAGAATATCTTGACAAATACCTCGACGAATTCCTTAACGGCAGGGGAGAGAAGCTTGATGAATTCGTTTATACGTATCATGAAAGAATATTCAAAAAATGGGGCAACCAGCCTGAAAAAATAATTGCTCTGCTAAAGCAAAACCCAAATACAAGAAGGGCGTTAATAGCATTATGGGATCCTGATGACGATCTGGGAAACGAAAGCCCGCCGTGCCTTGACTTCATATGGGCGGTTATAAGGGATAATTCCCTTGAGCTTCATGTTGTTTACAGAAGCCACCATATTGCAACTGTAACAGAAGACGGAAAATTATTGCCCGGGGAAGGCGCTTTTGTCCCGAATATTTATGCAATTGCTTCATTGCAGCATACTATGGCGAAAGCCTTAAATATTAAATCCGGCCCATTAGTTTTGACAGACTTCAGCGGGCATCTGTATGTCAGCAGAATAAAGTGTTAAAATGCAAAAAGGAATCTTCATTGTTTTCGACGGAATGGACGGAACCGGCAAAAGCACAAATCTTTACAAGTCAGCAGAGTATATATTTGAAAAGACAAAGCAGTACACTCATTTATTATTGACCAGAGAGCCGACTTATTCTCCTTACGGGCAGGAATTGAGGAAAATGCTAAGAGAGGAAAAAGATCCGCTTAAAAATGCCAAAATGTGCTTTGAGCTTTTCATAAAAGACAGAAAGCACCACATTGACAATATGATCTCTCCTGCGCTTAAATCAGGCCAGATTGTTCTTATGGACCGCTACAAGTATTCAACAATTGCATTCCAGCAGACTCAGGGAATAGACAAGAAAGAGCTGATCGAAGCAAATGCAAAGTTCATAGTTCCTGATCTGGTTATAATCCTGGATCTGGATCCTGAAGCTTCATTGGTCAGGATAAAAAACAGAAGCGAAACAGAGAAATTTGAAAATCTTGGATTCATGAAAAAGTTGAGGCAGAATTTTTTGAATTTAAAAAAAGATCTTTCAGATGAGAACATAGTGATCATAGACGCTTCTAAGACGAGGGAAGAAGTTTTTAATGCGATAAAGAAAGAGTTGGATAAAGTGCTGCCTTATTGAAAAATGCCTTTATTGTATAATTCATTGATAAAATATTTTTGATCTGGATTATTCTTTAAAATAAGTTTCTTTGCCTCTTCTTTTTCCGGTAATCGCGGGTTGCCGGGATTGAATTTATCGTTCTTCCTGTGCGTCACAGCATCATAAAAATCAATAAGGCCCAATATTCTTGCGTAATACAGTATATTAGATTCAGAGCCTCTGCAAAAATTTATTTCTGAATGCGGGATATTTTTTGGGTAGCCTTCGCCAACATAACGATGATGGAAAAGCAGTATTCTGGCAGAAAAATCATGGATATTCTTCAACAATCTATAGCCGTCTATCGGATGCTTTTTCAATTCTTCCATATCCTTTTCATCAAATCCTGCTATCTTTTTAAGAGATTTATAATCAGTAAGCGCCTTCCCAACATCATGCAAAAGGCCCGAATAAAATAAGGCCTTGGGA
It encodes:
- the tmk gene encoding dTMP kinase, producing the protein MQKGIFIVFDGMDGTGKSTNLYKSAEYIFEKTKQYTHLLLTREPTYSPYGQELRKMLREEKDPLKNAKMCFELFIKDRKHHIDNMISPALKSGQIVLMDRYKYSTIAFQQTQGIDKKELIEANAKFIVPDLVIILDLDPEASLVRIKNRSETEKFENLGFMKKLRQNFLNLKKDLSDENIVIIDASKTREEVFNAIKKELDKVLPY
- a CDS encoding HD domain-containing protein, with product MMQSLEQKLNRTFRELKISNKQRHSIQTYVALIRNKDEATYEHSARVGLKGVEVARYTHVVDPKALFYSGLLHDVGKALTDYKSLKKIAGFDEKDMEELKKHPIDGYRLLKNIHDFSARILLFHHRYVGEGYPKNIPHSEINFCRGSESNILYYARILGLIDFYDAVTHRKNDKFNPGNPRLPEKEEAKKLILKNNPDQKYFINELYNKGIFQ